From the genome of Acidaminococcus sp.:
CGACACTTCCCGCTTCCCCGGCCTGCCGCGAGGCAGAAGGATAATTCTTGCTGTAGGAAATAAGGCTTGCCGACCGGCTGCGGTCCGTTTCCGGTTCCTCACCGCCTCCGCCGCTGCCCTGACCACTGCCGCTCCCATTACCGCCTTCCCCGGCGCCCGTTCCTGTTCCCGAATCCGAAGCGCCTCCGGTGCCGGACCCCTGCATCTTATTAGAATCCGCACTGCCCGAAGCAGTATCAGGAGCTTCAGCGTCCTGCTGCGCATTCTCTGCAGTCGTTTCAGGGCGTTCCAATTCCTTGAATAGAGAAGATAAATCGGCTTCTGCCGCACTTTCCTGTTCCTGCACCGGTGATGCTCCATTTGAGACATCTGATGCAGTGCCGGACTGCATATCCCCGCGCATCCCGATTGAAGAAGAGTCTCCTTCATATAATGAAACGGGAATGATCTGCTCAGGTTTACCGACTAACTGATTTTTCGCGGTAAGCCCGACAGCCGACAGCAGGAGGATATGAATCAGCAGCGAACCTGCCACAGAACGATTCCAATGCTGCTTCATATCACGCCTCCGGACGCACAGCCAGCGAAAACTGCAGAAGGCCCGACTTTTTGAGGATTTCCATGACGCCGACCACTCTGCCATAGCTGACACTGTGATCAGCCCGGATAATCACCGGCACATTCTGATCTCTGCCGGCTTCATTCCTTGCTTTGGCGGCAAGTTCCTCCGGCGTTACTTTATCACTTTGCCAGTAAATTTCTCCGTCTGCCTTAATTGCCACATCGACAGCCTGATCCCTGACAATAGCTGCGCTGCCCTGCGGAACATCCACAGGCACGCTGTAGCTCTGCGTCATGTACATCATGCTGACGATAAAGACAACGAGCAGCAGAAAAATCAAATCGACCATGGGACCAATCTGGATTACGGGATCCGATTTCTTCCCTTGCTGCAGATGGAGATGGATCATGAACGCGGCTCCTTCTTACGGGCAATCGCTTCTGAAAACGTGTTGGTCAAAAGCTCCAGCTCGAGCGTAATCAGATGCATACGCTGAGAAAAATAAGCGTAGAAACAAATCGTCAC
Proteins encoded in this window:
- a CDS encoding energy transducer TonB; this translates as MKQHWNRSVAGSLLIHILLLSAVGLTAKNQLVGKPEQIIPVSLYEGDSSSIGMRGDMQSGTASDVSNGASPVQEQESAAEADLSSLFKELERPETTAENAQQDAEAPDTASGSADSNKMQGSGTGGASDSGTGTGAGEGGNGSGSGQGSGGGGEEPETDRSRSASLISYSKNYPSASRQAGEAGSVVVGVTVGADGSVTEAWIVSGSGYERLDQAALQSAYRWRFRPALNRAGEPVEGEKRVRVVYNLED
- a CDS encoding biopolymer transporter ExbD produces the protein MIHLHLQQGKKSDPVIQIGPMVDLIFLLLVVFIVSMMYMTQSYSVPVDVPQGSAAIVRDQAVDVAIKADGEIYWQSDKVTPEELAAKARNEAGRDQNVPVIIRADHSVSYGRVVGVMEILKKSGLLQFSLAVRPEA